A single region of the Rhodococcus sp. W8901 genome encodes:
- a CDS encoding polyprenyl synthetase family protein codes for MEAVLSAGAGESTRPSRSTPPLTDLVEGALRDFFASRADTIRSVGGGYENAVATLESFVLRGGKRVRPVFAWTGWLAAGGDPEGAQADAVLRSASALELVQACALVHDDIIDASTTRRGFPTVHVEFADQHSAQQWSGGSAEFGRAVAILLGDLALAWADDMVREAGLAPETLARISPVWSAMRTEVLGGQFLDISGEVRADESIEAALRVNRFKTAAYTIERPLHLGAALAGADDALVEAYRRFGTDIGIAFQLRDDLLGVFGDPEVTGKPSGDDLRAGKRTVLFAEALQRADATDPAAAALLRESIGTDLSDTQVARLRTVITDLGAVDDAERRISELTADALAALDGSTATDEGKRRLREMAIAVTRRDA; via the coding sequence TTGGAGGCTGTCCTGTCCGCTGGAGCCGGCGAGTCCACTCGCCCTTCCCGGTCCACCCCACCGCTCACCGATCTCGTCGAGGGTGCGCTCCGCGATTTCTTCGCGTCGCGGGCCGACACGATCCGTTCGGTCGGCGGCGGCTACGAGAACGCTGTCGCGACCCTCGAGAGCTTCGTGCTGCGCGGCGGCAAGCGGGTGCGTCCGGTCTTCGCGTGGACGGGCTGGCTCGCAGCCGGTGGCGACCCCGAGGGCGCGCAGGCGGACGCGGTACTGCGGAGTGCGTCGGCGCTGGAACTGGTGCAGGCGTGCGCACTGGTCCACGACGACATCATCGACGCGTCCACCACGCGTCGGGGGTTCCCCACCGTGCACGTCGAGTTTGCCGATCAGCACAGCGCGCAGCAGTGGAGCGGCGGCAGCGCGGAATTCGGCCGGGCCGTCGCGATCCTGTTGGGCGATCTGGCACTGGCCTGGGCCGACGACATGGTCCGCGAGGCCGGGCTCGCGCCGGAGACCCTCGCCCGCATCTCCCCCGTGTGGTCGGCGATGCGGACCGAGGTCCTGGGTGGTCAGTTCCTCGACATCAGCGGCGAGGTGCGCGCGGACGAATCGATCGAGGCCGCGCTGCGCGTCAACCGCTTCAAGACGGCCGCGTACACGATCGAACGCCCGCTACACCTGGGTGCGGCACTGGCGGGGGCCGACGACGCCCTGGTCGAGGCTTACCGCCGGTTCGGCACCGACATCGGCATCGCGTTCCAGCTCCGCGACGATCTGCTCGGGGTCTTCGGCGATCCCGAGGTCACCGGCAAGCCCTCCGGCGACGACCTGCGCGCGGGCAAGCGCACCGTGTTGTTCGCGGAGGCCCTGCAGCGCGCCGACGCCACCGATCCGGCGGCCGCGGCGCTGCTGCGTGAGTCGATCGGCACCGACCTGTCCGATACGCAGGTCGCGCGGCTGCGCACCGTGATCACCGACCTGGGCGCCGTCGACGACGCCGAACGTCGCATCTCCGAACTCACCGCCGACGCACTCGCGGCGCTCGACGGCAGCACGGCCACCGACGAGGGCAAGCGGCGACTGCGGGAGATGGCGATCGCCGTCACCCGCCGGGACGCCTGA
- the crtI gene encoding phytoene desaturase family protein, with translation MAVGVRTVPGATDRVVVVGAGLAGLAAALHLRGRGRDVTLLERDDRPGGRVGTYRGPGYVIDSGATVLTMPELVRDALAAVGADFDTTTPPLRLHRLAPAYHARFADGSTIDVHSDPERMVAEVARVCGPDEARRYLDLRRWLARVFDAEFDTFIDANFDSPLDLFSTRKSATDLARLLAAGGFGRLGGQVARRVTDPRLQRIFTFQALYAGVAPAKALAVYGAIAHMDTSLGVSFPEGGMCTIAESMADAFTSAGGTLHLGTEVTRIERSGDRVRTVHTADGRSFPCDALVLTPDLPIVDDLLATRRVRRQRISPSAVVLHGTVPRVTSTRWGAPHHHTIDFGAEWERTFAEIAARPGRGRLMSDPSLLITRPAVTDPGLILNRDGVEHEPLSVLAPCPNLDSAPLDWSALTDAYASELLQTLEQRGYHDIGTDYAVDHIDTPATWARQGMAAGSPFAPAHIFRQTGPFRRRNLVRRPANVVLAGSGTTPGVGVPTVLISGKLAAERVCGRPKPVLAR, from the coding sequence ATCGCCGTGGGTGTGCGCACCGTTCCGGGCGCCACCGACCGGGTCGTGGTGGTCGGCGCCGGGCTGGCCGGGCTGGCCGCCGCGCTGCATCTGCGGGGGCGCGGCCGGGACGTGACGCTGCTCGAGCGTGACGACCGTCCGGGCGGGCGCGTCGGAACGTACCGGGGCCCCGGGTACGTGATCGACAGCGGCGCCACCGTGCTGACGATGCCCGAACTGGTGCGCGACGCGCTCGCCGCCGTCGGCGCGGACTTCGACACGACGACGCCGCCGCTGCGGTTGCATCGGTTGGCTCCCGCGTACCACGCGCGTTTCGCGGACGGCTCGACGATCGACGTGCACTCCGACCCCGAGCGGATGGTCGCCGAGGTCGCCCGGGTCTGCGGACCGGACGAGGCACGCCGCTATCTGGATCTGCGCCGGTGGCTGGCCCGGGTGTTCGACGCCGAGTTCGACACGTTCATCGACGCCAACTTCGACTCACCGCTGGATCTGTTCTCCACCCGGAAGTCGGCGACCGATCTGGCGCGCCTGCTCGCAGCAGGCGGCTTCGGCCGGCTCGGCGGTCAGGTTGCCCGGCGGGTCACCGATCCACGGCTGCAGCGGATCTTCACGTTCCAGGCCCTGTACGCGGGTGTGGCGCCGGCGAAGGCGCTCGCGGTGTACGGCGCGATCGCGCACATGGACACTTCGCTCGGGGTGTCGTTCCCCGAGGGCGGGATGTGCACCATCGCCGAGTCGATGGCCGACGCCTTCACCTCGGCCGGCGGCACCCTGCACCTGGGCACCGAGGTGACCCGCATCGAGCGGTCCGGTGACCGGGTGCGCACCGTGCACACCGCCGACGGTCGTTCGTTTCCGTGCGATGCGCTCGTCCTCACCCCCGACCTGCCGATCGTGGACGACCTGCTGGCGACCCGACGCGTCCGTCGTCAGCGGATCTCGCCGTCGGCCGTCGTGCTGCACGGCACGGTCCCCCGCGTCACCAGCACGCGGTGGGGTGCGCCACACCACCACACGATCGACTTCGGCGCGGAGTGGGAGCGCACGTTCGCCGAGATCGCGGCGCGGCCCGGACGCGGCCGCCTGATGAGCGATCCGTCCCTGCTGATCACCCGCCCCGCGGTGACCGATCCCGGGCTGATCCTCAACCGTGACGGCGTCGAACACGAACCACTGTCGGTGCTGGCGCCGTGCCCGAACCTCGACAGCGCCCCGCTCGACTGGTCGGCATTGACCGACGCGTACGCGAGCGAGCTCCTGCAGACCCTGGAACAGCGCGGATACCACGACATCGGCACCGACTATGCCGTTGATCACATCGATACGCCTGCCACGTGGGCCCGTCAGGGGATGGCGGCCGGGAGCCCGTTCGCTCCGGCCCACATCTTCCGGCAGACCGGGCCATTCCGGCGCCGCAACCTGGTCAGACGGCCGGCGAACGTCGTTCTGGCGGGATCCGGAACGACACCCGGCGTCGGCGTCCCGACGGTTTTGATCTCGGGCAAACTCGCCGCCGAGCGCGTGTGCGGACGGCCGAAGCCGGTGCTTGCCCGATAA
- a CDS encoding alpha-(1->6)-mannopyranosyltransferase A, translating into MSASSGIHDAAVTERSWLRSSADYLRTPEGHSTVLGFVGALMITFGGFGAGSVRRHDPLLEDMSLSWLRFGHGYVLSTIVIWGGVLAMITAWVRLGRATIKGRVGLRALTWTVPVWTAPMLLAVPMFSRDAYSYLAQGALLRDGFDPYAVGPVVNPGILLDNVSNVWTTTTAPYGPISLLLGQGITTITGDNVVAGTMMLRLTMLPGLALMVWALPRLARQLGGNPAIALWLAVLNPLVLIHLIGGVHNELLMVGLMVAGITLALDRKHVAAVAIIALGVAVKAMAGIALPFIVWIWMIHERDKALAEGREPATPLAAFFKTAGTGFAVFVAIFTAASAAAGVGIGWLTALSGSAKIINWLSLPTFLAHIVTVSSELHAGQPALEITRMICAVALVAILVAVWWRFRKTERDAVMGILVALVAIVVLSPAALPWYYSWPLSIAAGFAMSTRTLQILVGLSTWLMLVFQPDGSIGLYTFFHVALATFAAVVAAVSLRTVDPLRLRSVSDKPRAAAAAAAVAVDEMADAAEQRSSVTRPAV; encoded by the coding sequence ATGTCGGCCTCTTCCGGAATCCACGACGCTGCCGTTACCGAGCGGTCCTGGCTGCGTTCGAGCGCCGATTATCTGCGCACCCCCGAGGGACATTCGACGGTTCTCGGTTTCGTCGGCGCCCTGATGATCACGTTCGGCGGCTTCGGCGCCGGCAGCGTCCGTCGGCACGATCCGCTGCTCGAGGATATGAGCCTGTCGTGGCTGCGCTTCGGTCACGGCTACGTCCTGTCGACGATCGTCATCTGGGGCGGCGTCCTGGCGATGATCACCGCGTGGGTGCGCCTCGGCCGAGCCACGATCAAGGGCCGTGTCGGCCTCCGAGCGCTGACGTGGACGGTCCCGGTGTGGACCGCGCCGATGCTGCTCGCGGTCCCGATGTTCAGCCGGGACGCGTACTCCTACCTGGCGCAGGGAGCCCTTCTGCGGGACGGCTTCGATCCATACGCGGTGGGACCCGTCGTCAACCCGGGCATCCTGCTCGACAACGTCAGCAACGTGTGGACCACCACCACCGCACCGTACGGCCCGATCTCACTACTGCTCGGCCAGGGCATCACGACCATCACCGGTGACAACGTCGTCGCGGGCACGATGATGCTGCGTCTGACGATGCTTCCGGGTCTGGCGCTGATGGTGTGGGCGTTGCCCCGGCTGGCCCGTCAGCTCGGCGGCAACCCGGCGATCGCGCTGTGGCTCGCTGTCCTCAACCCGCTGGTGCTGATCCATCTCATCGGTGGCGTCCACAACGAGCTTCTGATGGTCGGCCTGATGGTCGCCGGCATCACTCTCGCGCTGGATCGCAAGCATGTCGCGGCTGTCGCGATCATCGCACTCGGCGTCGCGGTGAAGGCCATGGCAGGGATCGCGCTGCCGTTCATCGTGTGGATCTGGATGATCCACGAGCGCGACAAGGCGCTGGCCGAGGGCCGTGAACCCGCGACACCCCTGGCGGCCTTCTTCAAGACCGCGGGCACCGGGTTCGCGGTGTTCGTCGCGATCTTCACCGCGGCCTCGGCGGCCGCCGGTGTCGGGATCGGGTGGCTCACCGCGCTGTCCGGCTCCGCGAAGATCATCAACTGGCTGTCGCTGCCGACGTTCCTGGCGCACATCGTCACGGTGAGCAGCGAGCTGCACGCCGGTCAACCGGCCCTCGAGATCACCCGCATGATCTGTGCGGTCGCGCTCGTCGCAATCCTCGTCGCGGTGTGGTGGCGGTTCCGCAAGACCGAGCGCGACGCAGTCATGGGCATCCTCGTCGCTCTCGTCGCGATCGTCGTCCTCTCCCCCGCCGCACTGCCCTGGTACTACTCGTGGCCGCTCTCGATCGCCGCCGGCTTTGCGATGTCGACCCGAACGCTGCAGATCCTCGTCGGCCTGTCGACGTGGCTCATGCTGGTGTTCCAGCCGGACGGGTCGATCGGGCTCTACACGTTCTTCCACGTCGCGCTGGCCACCTTCGCCGCTGTCGTGGCTGCGGTGTCCCTCAGGACCGTCGACCCGCTGCGTCTGCGGTCGGTGTCCGACAAACCCCGTGCCGCGGCCGCGGCGGCCGCGGTGGCGGTCGACGAGATGGCCGACGCCGCCGAGCAGCGCTCGTCGGTGACCCGACCAGCAGTGTGA
- a CDS encoding phytoene/squalene synthase family protein codes for MRATPTDDLAAAYRHCRRLAAEHGRTYYLATRLLPPERRPAVHALYGFARTVDDVVDVDCAGRPPAERAAAVDLVESRLDDALAGRPVDDPRTGAVVTALADTIRRYDIPVAHFRSFLDSMRMDIPGTPTYRANYPDMDALRQYMHGSAAVIGLQMLPVLGTTTSLAEASPRAVALGEAFQMTNFIRDVGEDLDRGRVYLPADTWTTFGVDEELLHRCRRTGTVDPRLRRALAHFTALTRALYRQAEPGLDMLEPRVRPGMRAAVVLYSEILDEVEDSGFRVLDRRATVPRHRRLAVALPLLARTLTVRDR; via the coding sequence ATCCGAGCAACCCCCACGGACGACCTCGCCGCGGCCTACCGGCACTGCCGTCGGCTCGCCGCCGAGCACGGCCGCACCTACTACCTCGCGACCCGCCTGCTGCCGCCGGAGCGACGGCCCGCCGTCCACGCCCTGTACGGGTTCGCGCGCACGGTCGACGACGTCGTCGACGTCGACTGCGCCGGCCGGCCACCGGCCGAGCGCGCGGCAGCGGTCGACCTCGTCGAGTCTCGTCTCGACGATGCACTCGCCGGACGCCCCGTGGACGATCCCCGCACCGGTGCGGTCGTCACGGCCCTCGCCGACACGATCCGCCGCTACGACATCCCGGTCGCCCACTTCCGCTCGTTCCTCGACTCGATGCGGATGGACATCCCGGGCACGCCGACATACCGCGCGAACTATCCCGACATGGACGCGCTGCGGCAGTACATGCACGGATCGGCCGCGGTGATCGGCCTGCAGATGCTGCCCGTCCTGGGCACCACGACATCCCTCGCGGAGGCCTCGCCCCGGGCGGTGGCGCTGGGCGAGGCCTTCCAGATGACCAATTTCATCCGCGACGTCGGCGAGGACCTCGACCGTGGGCGGGTGTACCTACCCGCCGACACCTGGACCACGTTCGGGGTGGACGAGGAACTGTTGCATCGCTGTCGGCGCACCGGGACGGTCGACCCGCGGCTGCGGCGGGCGCTGGCCCACTTCACTGCCCTGACGCGAGCGCTCTACCGGCAGGCGGAGCCGGGACTGGACATGCTCGAGCCCCGTGTCCGTCCGGGGATGCGCGCCGCCGTCGTGCTGTACTCCGAGATCCTCGACGAGGTGGAGGACAGCGGGTTCCGAGTCCTCGACCGGCGCGCGACGGTTCCTCGGCACCGACGGCTGGCGGTTGCGTTGCCGCTGCTCGCGCGAACGCTGACCGTGCGGGACCGCTGA
- a CDS encoding Rv2175c family DNA-binding protein, producing the protein MSAIPYCDDVLDRSISLLQLADVSKQMGLVVTHVHQLLRDHELIAVRRDSVLGVPEAFFGDDGQPVRLLPGLIRVLKDGGYEDEEVMRWLFAEDDSLPGTPIDAMHGDLAREVVRRAQSMAF; encoded by the coding sequence GTGAGTGCTATCCCTTACTGCGATGACGTGTTGGACCGATCGATCTCTCTGCTGCAGTTGGCAGACGTGTCGAAGCAGATGGGTCTCGTCGTCACCCACGTGCACCAGTTGCTGCGCGACCACGAGCTGATCGCGGTTCGCCGTGACAGCGTCCTCGGCGTTCCGGAGGCGTTCTTCGGCGACGACGGACAGCCCGTCCGTCTGCTGCCGGGACTGATCCGCGTGCTCAAGGACGGCGGTTACGAGGACGAGGAAGTCATGCGGTGGCTGTTCGCCGAGGACGATTCGCTGCCCGGTACGCCCATCGATGCGATGCACGGTGACCTGGCGCGTGAGGTCGTCCGCCGCGCACAGTCGATGGCGTTCTGA
- the pknB gene encoding Stk1 family PASTA domain-containing Ser/Thr kinase, translated as MNPGGRRLIGVVLDRRYRIDAPIARGGMSTVYRGMDLRLDRPVAIKVMDPQFAADPQFLARFEFEARAVARLNHPGLVGVHDQGSDGEHAFLVMELVEGGTLRELLRERGPMPPHAAAAVARPVLEALAVAHRAGLVHRDIKPENVLISHSGDVKIADFGLVRAIAASNTTSRSVILGTAAYLSPEQVTTGTADARSDVYAAGVLMFEMLTGTTPFTGDTSLSIAYQRIDNDVPEPGSVIDGVPAEFDDLVVRATERDPEERFADAGAMAAELRSVCTQLQLPSYRVPAPRRTAQQSGFPTAATTRTPHDAAGPPAPAPAPSENATTVMSAPTEGPQSGIQHTKVVTTATPRLPESPPESEPPAEHGFGDIDAQRRRSRRTVLVWLLVILLVAAGLGFGGWWLGSGRYAAIPAIDGLDTAGATTAIEAAGLSTQTRGEYSNTVAVDALVGTDPAAGAKVPRGSDVTLLVSLGRPTVPEVSGRGDVAAVETSLRERTFAPVDGGEAFSARVPVGGIAALEPAPGTMLDVGSQVRMIRSKGAPPVDVPNVSGMSEDAARQALDSVGITVRDVQQVFDANVDAGDAIGTDPAVGTSVKAGSSVTLRVSNAVKVPSMLGRTVGSAKSELARLGLQYEVRQVAGSDRSLVISQNPGSGDRVAPGGTVTLISFP; from the coding sequence TTGAATCCCGGAGGTCGACGACTGATCGGTGTGGTGCTCGATCGGCGCTACCGCATCGATGCACCCATCGCGCGCGGCGGCATGTCCACCGTGTACCGCGGCATGGACCTGCGTTTGGACCGACCGGTCGCGATCAAGGTGATGGACCCACAGTTCGCCGCCGATCCGCAGTTCCTCGCGCGCTTCGAGTTCGAGGCCCGCGCGGTAGCCCGGCTCAACCATCCCGGGCTGGTCGGCGTCCACGACCAGGGCAGCGACGGCGAGCACGCCTTCCTGGTCATGGAGCTCGTCGAGGGCGGCACGCTGCGCGAGCTGTTGCGCGAACGCGGCCCGATGCCCCCGCACGCCGCCGCTGCCGTCGCCCGACCTGTTCTCGAGGCCCTCGCCGTCGCGCACCGCGCAGGCCTGGTCCACCGGGACATCAAGCCCGAGAACGTGCTCATCTCGCACTCGGGGGACGTCAAGATCGCCGACTTCGGTCTGGTGCGGGCGATCGCCGCGTCGAACACGACGTCGCGCAGCGTCATCCTCGGCACCGCCGCCTACCTGTCCCCCGAGCAGGTCACCACCGGCACCGCGGACGCCCGCAGCGACGTCTACGCGGCCGGGGTGCTGATGTTCGAGATGCTGACGGGTACGACGCCGTTCACGGGCGACACGTCGCTGTCGATCGCCTACCAGCGCATCGACAACGACGTTCCCGAACCCGGCAGTGTCATCGACGGCGTTCCGGCGGAATTCGACGACCTCGTGGTCCGCGCCACCGAGCGCGATCCCGAGGAACGTTTCGCCGACGCCGGTGCGATGGCGGCCGAGTTGCGCTCGGTGTGCACACAGCTGCAGTTGCCGTCGTACCGGGTTCCGGCTCCGCGTCGGACGGCACAGCAGTCCGGCTTCCCCACCGCCGCCACCACGCGCACCCCGCACGATGCCGCGGGGCCGCCCGCACCGGCACCCGCGCCGTCCGAGAATGCGACGACCGTGATGTCCGCGCCGACGGAGGGTCCGCAGTCGGGCATCCAGCACACCAAGGTCGTCACCACCGCGACGCCGCGGCTGCCGGAGAGCCCGCCCGAGAGCGAACCACCGGCCGAACACGGCTTCGGGGACATCGACGCGCAACGGCGCCGGTCCCGCCGCACGGTACTGGTGTGGCTGCTGGTGATCCTGCTGGTCGCCGCCGGGCTGGGGTTCGGCGGCTGGTGGCTGGGCTCGGGTCGCTACGCCGCGATACCGGCGATCGACGGCCTCGACACCGCGGGCGCCACAACCGCGATCGAGGCCGCGGGGCTCTCCACGCAGACGCGGGGCGAGTACTCGAACACCGTCGCGGTCGATGCCCTGGTCGGCACCGATCCGGCCGCGGGCGCCAAGGTGCCGCGCGGGTCCGACGTGACGCTGTTGGTGTCGTTGGGCCGTCCCACGGTTCCCGAGGTCAGCGGTCGCGGCGATGTCGCCGCGGTCGAGACGTCACTGCGTGAGCGCACGTTCGCCCCCGTCGACGGCGGCGAGGCGTTCAGCGCGCGTGTTCCGGTCGGTGGCATCGCCGCGCTCGAACCGGCCCCCGGCACGATGCTCGACGTCGGCTCCCAGGTCCGGATGATCCGGAGCAAGGGCGCGCCGCCGGTGGACGTCCCGAACGTCTCCGGGATGTCGGAGGACGCCGCCCGCCAGGCCCTGGACTCGGTGGGCATCACTGTCCGCGACGTGCAGCAGGTGTTCGACGCGAATGTCGACGCCGGAGACGCGATCGGCACCGACCCCGCGGTGGGCACGAGCGTCAAGGCCGGGTCGAGCGTCACGCTGCGCGTCTCCAACGCGGTGAAGGTGCCGTCGATGCTCGGACGCACCGTCGGTTCCGCGAAGTCGGAACTGGCCCGCCTGGGCCTGCAGTACGAGGTCCGTCAGGTGGCCGGGTCGGACCGCTCGCTGGTGATCTCGCAGAACCCGGGTTCGGGTGACCGGGTGGCCCCCGGCGGCACCGTCACGCTGATCTCCTTCCCCTGA
- a CDS encoding class II 3-deoxy-7-phosphoheptulonate synthase encodes MNWTVDVPIDRLPELPPLPAGMREQLDAALAKPAAQQPQWPADQASAMRTVLESVPPITVASEVEALSAKLAEVARGEAFLLQGGDCAETFADNTEPHIKGNIRTLLQMAVVLTYGASLPVVKVARIAGQYAKPRSSNTDALGLPSYRGDMVNSIVADESVRVHDPSRLVRAYANASAAMNLVRALTGAGMADLHKVHDWNREFVTSSPAGARYEALAAEIDRGLQFMNACGVTDPSLHHAQIFASHEALVLDYERAMLRLDNDDDHPKLYDLSAHFLWIGDRTRQLDGAHIAFAELLANPIGLKIGPSTTPEMAVEYVERLDPTNKPGRLTLISRMGNGKVRDLLPAIIEKVQATGHQVIWQCDPMHGNTHEASTGYKTRHFDRIVDEVQGFFEVHNGLGTHPGGIHVELTGENVTECLGGAQDISDLDLSGRYETACDPRLNTQQSLELAFLVAEMLRG; translated from the coding sequence GTGAACTGGACTGTCGACGTTCCGATCGACCGCTTGCCCGAACTTCCGCCGCTGCCCGCGGGTATGCGTGAGCAGCTCGACGCCGCGCTCGCCAAGCCGGCCGCGCAGCAGCCGCAGTGGCCCGCCGACCAGGCGTCGGCCATGCGCACCGTCCTCGAGAGCGTGCCGCCGATCACGGTGGCCAGCGAGGTCGAGGCGCTGTCGGCGAAGCTCGCAGAGGTGGCACGCGGTGAGGCCTTCCTGCTGCAGGGCGGTGACTGCGCGGAGACCTTCGCGGACAACACCGAACCGCACATCAAGGGCAACATCCGCACGCTGCTGCAGATGGCCGTCGTGCTCACCTACGGTGCGAGCCTGCCCGTCGTCAAGGTCGCGCGCATCGCCGGGCAGTACGCCAAGCCGCGCTCGTCGAACACCGACGCGCTGGGCCTGCCGTCGTACCGCGGAGACATGGTCAACTCGATCGTCGCCGACGAGTCGGTCCGGGTCCACGACCCGTCCCGTCTGGTCCGTGCGTACGCGAACGCCAGCGCGGCGATGAACCTCGTGCGTGCGCTCACCGGCGCCGGGATGGCCGATCTGCACAAGGTCCACGACTGGAACCGCGAGTTCGTGACGTCGTCGCCGGCCGGTGCCCGCTACGAGGCCCTCGCCGCCGAGATCGACCGCGGCCTGCAGTTCATGAACGCGTGCGGTGTCACCGACCCCAGCCTGCACCACGCACAGATCTTCGCCAGCCACGAGGCGCTCGTCCTCGACTACGAGCGCGCGATGTTGCGCCTCGACAACGACGACGATCACCCGAAGCTGTACGACCTGTCGGCGCACTTCCTGTGGATCGGCGACCGGACCCGCCAACTCGACGGCGCGCACATCGCGTTCGCCGAACTGCTCGCGAACCCGATCGGCCTCAAGATCGGCCCGAGCACGACCCCCGAGATGGCGGTCGAATACGTCGAGCGGCTGGACCCGACGAACAAGCCCGGCCGGCTGACGCTGATCTCGCGGATGGGCAACGGCAAGGTGCGCGACCTGCTGCCGGCGATCATCGAGAAGGTGCAGGCCACCGGTCACCAGGTGATCTGGCAGTGCGATCCGATGCACGGCAACACCCACGAGGCATCCACCGGCTACAAGACCCGCCACTTCGACCGGATCGTCGACGAGGTGCAGGGCTTCTTCGAGGTGCACAACGGTCTCGGCACCCATCCGGGCGGCATCCACGTCGAACTCACCGGTGAGAACGTCACCGAGTGCCTCGGCGGCGCCCAGGACATCTCCGACCTGGACCTGTCCGGACGCTACGAGACCGCGTGCGACCCGCGCCTGAACACCCAGCAGTCGTTGGAGCTGGCGTTCCTCGTGGCGGAGATGCTCCGCGGCTGA
- a CDS encoding polyadenylate-specific 3'-exoribonuclease AS, whose translation MRYFYDCEFIEDGRTIELVSIGVVCEDGREFYAVSTEFDPERAGKWVRRNVLPKLPPPSSPLWKSRSRIRDDLMKFLVPRPGIEPELWAWVAAYDHVALCQLWGAMTELPSNMPRYTRELRQHWEMNGCPPLPPVPDDAHDALADARHNLAKFDAIEAFRSVR comes from the coding sequence GTGCGCTACTTCTACGACTGTGAGTTCATCGAGGATGGTCGCACAATCGAGCTCGTCTCGATCGGTGTGGTTTGCGAGGACGGCCGCGAGTTCTACGCGGTGTCCACCGAGTTCGATCCCGAGCGTGCCGGCAAATGGGTGCGCCGGAACGTGCTGCCCAAGCTGCCGCCGCCGTCGTCGCCGCTGTGGAAGAGCCGTTCGCGCATCCGTGACGATCTGATGAAGTTCCTCGTGCCGCGGCCGGGCATCGAACCCGAACTGTGGGCGTGGGTCGCGGCATACGACCACGTCGCGCTCTGCCAGCTGTGGGGTGCGATGACCGAGCTGCCGTCGAACATGCCGCGCTACACGCGTGAGCTGCGTCAGCACTGGGAGATGAACGGCTGCCCGCCGCTGCCACCGGTTCCCGACGATGCGCACGACGCGCTCGCGGACGCCCGGCACAACCTCGCGAAGTTCGATGCGATCGAGGCTTTCCGCTCGGTTCGGTGA